CCGAGGTGAAGATCGAGGGGCTCACCTCCAACGAGGCGGTGAACCTCCTGTACCGCCTGGAGAAGGGGACCCGCCCGGTGGCGGTGAAGAAGGCCCTCATAAAGCAGCGATTCGACGATCAATCGAAGGTCGATGTCGGCCTCACCGTGGCGCTCATCAAGCCTGCCCCGCAGGGTAGCCGATGAAAAGGCGCGCCCTTCTCATCGCGTGCGGCGTTCCCGCCGCTCTCCTCCTCTTTTTCCTCCTCACCCTCTGGTTCATCCCGAATGACGCCATCAAAGGGGTGCTGGTGCGTGTGGCGGAAAATGGCGGCTACACCCTCGACTGCCCGAAGCTCTCCAAGGCGTTCCCGATCGGAGTGAAGGCGCCCGCGCTGTCGCTCTCCTCCGGTAAGGGTGAAGTGCTGCGACTGAAGGACACGCGGGTCGCGCTGCGGGTCCTGCCGCTTTTGGCCGGGAAGATCCGTTTCGGATATGAGGCGGGGATCGGAGCTGCGGGGAGGATCGAAGGGGACTTCGACGCCGGAAGGCGCCGCCAGCTGAGCTTCACCGCGAAAGGTGTGCGGCTGGAAGATATTCCCTTTTTCAGCACCGTCGCCTCGGCGCGCGTGAAGGGGGAGCTCAGGGGGGACGGGACGCTCGTGCAGAAAGGTGCCGGCATGGCGGGAGGAATCCAGCTGCAGGTGCGGGGGGCCGAGCTCGCGGGGGTGAAGATCGCGCAGACCCCCCTTCCCGATGCTGCGTACCGCGACGTGCGCGGCGCCCTCGCCATCGATGGAGGACGCGCCACGCTGAAGAGCTTCACCCTGGACGGCGACGGGATCTACGTGAGGTTGAAGGGGGACGCGGTACTCGCCCAGCCGGTGGGGCTCTCTCCCCTCAACCTGACGGTGGAGATGATGCCGAAGCCCTCCTTTCTGGAGCGGCAGAAGTTCGTCTTTCTCCTCCTCATGAAGTACCAGACCTCCCCCGGCGCCTACACCATCCCGGTCCGCGGCTCCCTCGCCCACCCGAGCATCTAGCGCTTCGGCACCCTCCCCCGCAGGGGGGAGGGACCTTCTTTAGACGATCCGCGCAATCTCTGCACCACCCCCGCCATCGCTGCATACTATCTCACCGATAACAGATTCCTTTCTGCGCAGTGAAGGGGTCGTTGCAGCAGCACGAAAATACGTCGATTTTTACAGGCAACTGTTGACAATGCACCTCAAGACGTTATATAAACCCGTGATAATGATTACTGTGTTTTATTCCTAAGGAGGGGGCAATGAGAGTAGCAAAGTTAACCAAGTTTTTTTCTGCATTTTTCCTGTTCTGCTGTATCGGGACAGCATGGGCAGCTGAACCGGCGGCGCCGGCAGCAACCACTCTTAGCAACGCCGACTGCGTGAAGTGCCACGAGCAGCCGGTGAAGGACATCACCGCGAACGGCGGGAAGCACAAGACCGAGGTCACCTGCCAGGACTGCCACAACGGTCACCCCCCCAAAGTGAAGAAGCCGATCCCGGCATGCAGCCAGTGCCACTCCGGCAAACCCCACTACGAGCTCAAAGGGTGCAACGCTTGCCACTCCAACCCGCACACCCCGAAGGCGATCAAGTTCGGCAACAACGTCACCGACCCGTGCCTCACCTGCCATAAGCCGCAGATGGAGCAGCTGAAGGCGTTCCCGAGCAAGCACAGCAAGCTCGCCTGCTCCTTCTGCCACAACGTTCACGGCAGGATCCCCCCCTGCACCCAGTGCCACAAGCCGCACTCCGCGGACATGACCCAGAAGGACTGCAAGGCCTGCCACAGCGCCCACAAGCCGGCGGTGGTGACGTACAACGCACAGACCCCGAACAAGTTCTGCGCGGCCTGCCACTCCAAGGCGGCGAACCTCCTCGCCTCCAGCCCGGCGAAGCACAACAAGCTCGCTTGCGTGTACTGCCATCAGGCGAAGCACAAGATGGTTCCGGCCTGCACCAGCTGCCACGGCACTCCGCACCCGGCGGCGATGATGGCGAAGTTCCCGAAATGCAGCGACTGCCACAGCATCGCTCATGACCTGAACCGCTGGAGCACCACCGGCGCACCGGCTAAACCGGCGGCACCGGCAGCGCCGGCCAAAGGCGAGGCAGCCCCTGCCCCCAAGAAGGCGCCTGCCAAGAAGTAATCGGTAACAAAAAGGGAGAAGGCCGGCTCACAAGGCCGGCCTTCTCTTATCCCCTTGCCGCAGCCGGCGAGGTAAAAGCAAAGCTCCATTGCCCATCTCTTCAGCAGCTACTCGTACGAACTGCCGCCTGTGCAGGGAGGTTTCGATGCTTTTACTGGGAATTGCCTCAGCGGTGACAGCAGTAACACTTGTTGTCCTCACCTCGTTTCTTATCCCCACTCTCATGGAAATGAAGAAAGCCGCGGCTGCTCTGCGCAGCGTCGCGGAGAAGACCGAGGCACAGCTGGAGCCGCTCCTCATGGAGGCGCGCTCCGCGGTCGCCGAAGTCCGCATCGTCACCGCTTCCGTTGCGGCCAATGCAGACGGCGTGAGCCTCCTCATGGAGGAGTTGGGAGAGACCGGGGAGCACATCAGAGCGATCAACAGAGTGGTGGGGGTGGTCTCCACCCTGGTGGCCGGTTCCTCCGCATGGATGACCGGCGCACGTGTTGCGGGAAGGTTCATTGCTGATAAACTTATTAGAAAAAGGGGGTAACTGCCATGTCAGAAGATAGTGGTGTTGGGACAGGAACAGTTCTGCTTTCGTTTCTCGCGGGCGCAGCTGTCGGCGTAGGGGCCGCCCTCCTCTTTGCTCCGAAAACCGGCGAGGAGATGCGCGGACAGATCAGAGACCTGACCGACGATGCCGTCGGCAAGATCAAGGACTACGCGAGCGACGCACAGACCAGGATCCGCTCCAGCTATGAAGAGGGGAGGGACAAGGTCATGGAGAAGAAGAGCATCATCTCCTCCGCGATCGAAGCAGGTAAGGAAGCAATGGAGCGCGAAAAGGAAAAACAGAAGGTGATGTAAGATCACCACCAAAAGCCCACCCCCCGGTGGGCTTTTTTCTTGCCGCTGCAATACCCGCCGAGCAGCCAAAGACCCCACTGACATTCGATCACTCCGGCCGGCGGCGTTTCGGCCGGGAGCACAGAAAGAGAGCCCTCCCCATGCGTCTTGGCCAGGACGAAATCATCTTCTCCCGCAAGTGGCTGTGGCAGACCGACCCCGAGACGCTCGGAGGGTACCGGGGAAAGCTCCTGCGCGCCGTGCAGGTCGTCGTCTTCATCATGCAGAACTTCCTCACCAACAGCGCGCCGCTGAGGGCCGCCGCCCTCACCTTCACGACCCTGCTCTCCATCGTCCCCCTCCTTGCCCTCACCTTCGCCGTCCTGAAGGGGCTCGGGGCACAGAACAAGCTCGCCCCCGTGATCCTGCGCCAGGTCGCCGCAGGCTCGGAGGTCGTCGTCACCCGCATCGTCACCTACATAAACAACACCAATGCAGGGTCGATCGGCGCCATCGGCCTCCTCATGCTCCTCTTTACCGCCGTCTCCACACTCGGCAGCGTGGAGGACTCCTTCGACACGATCTGGGGCGTGCCGGAGACCCGCTCCTTCTACCGGAAATTCAGCGACTACCTGAGCGTCCTCGTCAGCGCCCCCCTTCTCGTCCTTGCCGCCACCAGCATCACCAGCACCTTGCAGAACAAGGCGGTGGTGCGCTGGCTCCTCGAGTCGACCTACTTCGGAGACATCTACCTCCAGCTCCTGCGCCTCGTTCCGTACGTGAGCGTGTGGGCCGCCTTCTTCCTCCTGTACATCTTCATCCCCAACACGAAGGTGCGCGTCGGCTCCGCCCTCTTTGGCGCCGTCCTCGCCGGCACGATCTGGGAGGGTGCCCAGTGGGCCTACATCCACTTCCAGATCGGGGTGGCGAACTACAACGCCATCTACGGGACGCTGGCGGCGCTCCCCATCGTGATGATCTGGCTCTACACGAGCTGGCTCATCGTCCTTTTCGGGATGGAGGTGGTGGCGGTGCACCAGCAGCGCACCACTTTCCGGCGGGAGCTCCTCGGGCACCAGGTCAACCAGTCGTTCAGGGAGCTGCTAGCGCTGGCGGTGCTGCGCAGGATTGGGGAGTCCTTCCACCACGGTCAGTTGCGCTGGGGGGAGCAGCAGCTGTCCCTCTCCCTGGGGATACCGCTGCGCATCCTGCGGCCGACACTGAACCAGCTTTCCGAGGCGGGTTTCATCGTCTCCACCAGCGCCCCGGGGGAGCCGTACCAACCTGCACGGGAGCTCGACCAGATCGTCCTTGCGGAAGTCATCCTCTCCCTGAAGAGCCAGGGGGCGTGCTGCCTCCTTCCCGGAGAAGAGGCGGCCGCAGGCCTTCTGGAGCGGGGGGAGGAGGCACTCAGGGAGGCGTTCAAGGGGACGACGCTGAAGGAGCTGGTCCTCGAAAACGAGGCGGCTGCCGTCGTTGACAAAGGGGGATCAGTTGACATATAGTGTCGTGATCCCACCCCCAAAAGCAGCAGGTTCATGCAAGATTTTAAGAACATACACAAAAAGAAACGACGCCGGCACGGCAGGCGGAAAGGGGAGGAAGCGCGCAACGCTTTCAAGGCGGTCCTCGAAACCCCTCCCCCCCGCAAGAACAGGCTCAAGATCGTGCTTCCGGTCCTGGCCCTCGCTCTCGCCAGCTATCCACTCTTCGGACTCCTGAACTCCGCCCGCACGGCGAAAACCACCACAGCCCCCCATACCACGTCCTCACCGGCCGCCGTCCTCACGAAAGCGGACAACTGGAGCTCCTTCAAGCTGGCAGCCGAGGTCTTCCCGAGCGCGAAGCAGGAGGCAAACGAGTTTGCCGCCCCCCTGCCGCAAGGGGGGAAGATCGTGTACGCCATCAACGAGCGGCTGCAAAGCCGCGTGGCGAAGGTCATGCAGGACTTCAAGGTGCCGTACGCCGCGCTGGTGGCGATCGAGCCGAAGACGGGGAAGATCCTCGCCGTCGTCTCCCACTCCACCGCGCAACCGGCTTGGGAGAAGGATGCCTGCTACCGGCTCTACCCGATGGCCTCCCTTTTCAAGATCGTCACCGCCTCCGCGGCGCTGGAGGACAAGAAGGTCACCGCCGACACCCCCTTTGCCTTCAACGGGCGCCTCACCTCCGAGAGCCCGAAGCACTGGCGGTCGACCGGTCGCCGCAGCCCGCAGATGCCGCTGGCGCAGGCGATGGGGAAGTCGGTGAATCCGGTCTTTGGCAGACTTGCCGGCGACATCGTGGGGCGTGACGCGCTGATAAGCTGCGCCCAGAAGTACGGCTTCAACCAGGAGATCTACCCCGGCTGCCCCGTGATCCCGAGCACTGCGCCCCCTCCGGACTCCCTCGACCAGCTCATGCTGACCGGCGCCGGTCTGAACCACGACGTGAAGGTCTCGCCGCTGCACGCCGCCTCTCTCATGGCGGCCGTCGCAAACGGCGGGGTCATGATGGCCCCGAGCCTCGCGCAGCAGGTCGTCGACGCGAAGGGGGGGACCCTCTTCAAGCAGCAGCCGTTCGAGCTGCGCCGCGTGGTGACGCCGCAGACCGCCTCGGAGCTCGCCCGCATGCTCTCCACCACCACGGTGACCGGGACCTCGAGAAAGGCGTTCCACGACCGCAGGGGGCGCCCGATGCTCGCCTCCCTGAAGGTCGCGGCGAAGACCGGTTCCATCGACGGGACCGACCCCGCCGGCCACTACAGCTGGTTCACCGCCTACGCCCCGATGGAGGATCCACAGATCGCCATCGCGGCGCTCGTCATCAACGAGGCGAAGTGGAAGATAAAGGCACCGTTTCTCGGGGAGCAGGCGCTCGAGGCGTTCTTCAAGTAGGGGTAAGTGTGGAGTGTCTGCGCTGCGGGACGTGCTGCGTGGCGCCGGACATCTCGGCGCTCGGGAAGAGGATCGGAGAGCGGTGTCCCCACCTTTCCGACGATCTGACCTGCGCCGACTACGGGAACCGCCCCGCCGTGTGCCGCGGCTACCGCCCCGACGAGATCTGCAGAATGATCTGTGCGGAAACGCTGGAGGAACGGGTGGAAAAGTACCTCGCCCTTTTCGGGGCTACTGCGGAAAGGTCTTCAGGGTGAACTCCCCGTCGAGCCACTCGCAGTAGGAGAACTGGGTGATCCAGTCCCCGAGCGACACGACGACCCGCTCCCCTTCCCGCTCCAGGTACGGCAGGTGGAAGTGGCCGGTAACGACGGCGTCGCACCCCTTCCCGAAGCATCCCCTGGCAAAGGAGAGGGTGATAGCGCGCCGGTCCCACCTGACGCGGCGGACCTTGTGCCTCTTCCCGCTGAGCCTGGAGAGGATGGCGGCGACCGCGCCCGCTAAGCCGCGGGGAAAGAGGGGGAGGAGGACGCCGGCGAGCCGGCTGTGCAGCAGGAGGCGAAAGGCCCGGTAGCGATAGTCCCTCCTGTTGATCTGGTCGCCGTGGCAAAGATAGACCTGCTGGCTGCCGATCGTTACGATCGCGCCGCGCCGGTGCACTTCGGCCTGCAGCTCCTCCCGGAAGAAGCGGGTGAGGTGGAAATCGTGGTTCCCCTCGAAGTAGACGAGGCGCACACCGCGCCCGCGCACCCTCTTCAGGGAGTCGACGACCTCCCGGTAGTGCCGGTACACGGGGGTCGGGGAGCCGACCCAGAACTCGAAGAGGTCCCCGAGGATGTAGAGCGTGTCGGTGTCCGGGGGGAGGGTATCCAGGAAGCGGAGCAGGGAGCGGTAATTCGCGTCCCCCGGTTGCTTCAGGTGGGCATCGGCGATAAAAATGTTGCGCATGGGGCACAATATATACAAAACTATGGGTGAGGTCCAGTGGGTTCCCCCGCTGGAGGGTGGCGG
The DNA window shown above is from Geomonas sp. RF6 and carries:
- a CDS encoding UDP-2,3-diacylglucosamine diphosphatase — protein: MRNIFIADAHLKQPGDANYRSLLRFLDTLPPDTDTLYILGDLFEFWVGSPTPVYRHYREVVDSLKRVRGRGVRLVYFEGNHDFHLTRFFREELQAEVHRRGAIVTIGSQQVYLCHGDQINRRDYRYRAFRLLLHSRLAGVLLPLFPRGLAGAVAAILSRLSGKRHKVRRVRWDRRAITLSFARGCFGKGCDAVVTGHFHLPYLEREGERVVVSLGDWITQFSYCEWLDGEFTLKTFPQ
- a CDS encoding YhjD/YihY/BrkB family envelope integrity protein, yielding MRLGQDEIIFSRKWLWQTDPETLGGYRGKLLRAVQVVVFIMQNFLTNSAPLRAAALTFTTLLSIVPLLALTFAVLKGLGAQNKLAPVILRQVAAGSEVVVTRIVTYINNTNAGSIGAIGLLMLLFTAVSTLGSVEDSFDTIWGVPETRSFYRKFSDYLSVLVSAPLLVLAATSITSTLQNKAVVRWLLESTYFGDIYLQLLRLVPYVSVWAAFFLLYIFIPNTKVRVGSALFGAVLAGTIWEGAQWAYIHFQIGVANYNAIYGTLAALPIVMIWLYTSWLIVLFGMEVVAVHQQRTTFRRELLGHQVNQSFRELLALAVLRRIGESFHHGQLRWGEQQLSLSLGIPLRILRPTLNQLSEAGFIVSTSAPGEPYQPARELDQIVLAEVILSLKSQGACCLLPGEEAAAGLLERGEEALREAFKGTTLKELVLENEAAAVVDKGGSVDI
- a CDS encoding YkgJ family cysteine cluster protein, encoding MECLRCGTCCVAPDISALGKRIGERCPHLSDDLTCADYGNRPAVCRGYRPDEICRMICAETLEERVEKYLALFGATAERSSG
- the gspN gene encoding type II secretion system protein GspN, giving the protein MKRRALLIACGVPAALLLFFLLTLWFIPNDAIKGVLVRVAENGGYTLDCPKLSKAFPIGVKAPALSLSSGKGEVLRLKDTRVALRVLPLLAGKIRFGYEAGIGAAGRIEGDFDAGRRRQLSFTAKGVRLEDIPFFSTVASARVKGELRGDGTLVQKGAGMAGGIQLQVRGAELAGVKIAQTPLPDAAYRDVRGALAIDGGRATLKSFTLDGDGIYVRLKGDAVLAQPVGLSPLNLTVEMMPKPSFLERQKFVFLLLMKYQTSPGAYTIPVRGSLAHPSI
- a CDS encoding DUF948 domain-containing protein — protein: MLLLGIASAVTAVTLVVLTSFLIPTLMEMKKAAAALRSVAEKTEAQLEPLLMEARSAVAEVRIVTASVAANADGVSLLMEELGETGEHIRAINRVVGVVSTLVAGSSAWMTGARVAGRFIADKLIRKRG
- a CDS encoding penicillin-binding transpeptidase domain-containing protein, with the translated sequence MQDFKNIHKKKRRRHGRRKGEEARNAFKAVLETPPPRKNRLKIVLPVLALALASYPLFGLLNSARTAKTTTAPHTTSSPAAVLTKADNWSSFKLAAEVFPSAKQEANEFAAPLPQGGKIVYAINERLQSRVAKVMQDFKVPYAALVAIEPKTGKILAVVSHSTAQPAWEKDACYRLYPMASLFKIVTASAALEDKKVTADTPFAFNGRLTSESPKHWRSTGRRSPQMPLAQAMGKSVNPVFGRLAGDIVGRDALISCAQKYGFNQEIYPGCPVIPSTAPPPDSLDQLMLTGAGLNHDVKVSPLHAASLMAAVANGGVMMAPSLAQQVVDAKGGTLFKQQPFELRRVVTPQTASELARMLSTTTVTGTSRKAFHDRRGRPMLASLKVAAKTGSIDGTDPAGHYSWFTAYAPMEDPQIAIAALVINEAKWKIKAPFLGEQALEAFFK
- a CDS encoding cytochrome c3 family protein, whose protein sequence is MRVAKLTKFFSAFFLFCCIGTAWAAEPAAPAATTLSNADCVKCHEQPVKDITANGGKHKTEVTCQDCHNGHPPKVKKPIPACSQCHSGKPHYELKGCNACHSNPHTPKAIKFGNNVTDPCLTCHKPQMEQLKAFPSKHSKLACSFCHNVHGRIPPCTQCHKPHSADMTQKDCKACHSAHKPAVVTYNAQTPNKFCAACHSKAANLLASSPAKHNKLACVYCHQAKHKMVPACTSCHGTPHPAAMMAKFPKCSDCHSIAHDLNRWSTTGAPAKPAAPAAPAKGEAAPAPKKAPAKK
- a CDS encoding YtxH domain-containing protein, with product MSEDSGVGTGTVLLSFLAGAAVGVGAALLFAPKTGEEMRGQIRDLTDDAVGKIKDYASDAQTRIRSSYEEGRDKVMEKKSIISSAIEAGKEAMEREKEKQKVM